The Haloplanus sp. GDY1 genomic sequence GAGTTCATCGTCTCGCGGCTCGTCGCCAACGCGAGCGACCGGGCCGAGCGCGGCGGGTTCGAACACCTCGCGGCCGCCGTCGGCGAGGAGGCGGTCCAGCGCACCCTCGCCGACGCGTGGGAGGAGTGACGGCCCGGTCGGGACCCCCAGTATGCAGGGCCGTCGTGGCCCGTCGGAGCGTGCGACTCTTAACCCCGCGTCGTCTGGGGGAGATATGTTCGAGGACCGCTCGGGCCTGCTCGCCGACAATCCCCCGTTTCGAGGGTACGGCGCGGCCGTCACGCCCGGCCCCGACGGTCCGCTCGTCTTCGTCGCCGGCTTCGGCAACGCCAACCGCGTCCTCCGGTTCGAGGGCGACGCCGTCGTCGACACGGCCTGTGGCGTCCTCGCCGACGACGGGCGCCACGCCATCGGCGTCGCCGCGGCCGACCTCGACGCCGACGGCCGCGAGGAGGTGTACGTCCACAACGTCGCCGCCTTCGGCGGCACCTCGGCGGAGGCCGACCTCCTCCTCGACCCGGAGTGCGACCGGGCCCGGTGGCGGGACCTCTTTGCCGACCCGGTGAACCGGGGGCGGGAGAACTACCGCGTCGGCCGCTCGGTCGCCGCCGTCGACCGCCTCGGCACCGGCCGGTACGGCCTGTTCGTCACCGGCTACGGCGCCCCCGCCCGGTTCTACGAGGTGGGCGACGACGGCGGCATCACCGACCTCGCCGACGCGGTCGGCCTCGACGTGGTCACCGGCGGCCGGTCGGTCGCCGCCGGTCCCATCATCTCCGAGCGAACGGACCTGTTCGTCGGCGCCGAGCGCGGGCCGAACCTCCTGCTCCGGAACGTCGGCGGGAAGTACGTCGACGTGGCCCGGGAGTACGGCGTCGCCGACTCGGAGGAGAACGCCCGCGGTGCGGCGCTCGTGGCGCCGGACGGGGCGACGTCGCCCGATATCGTCTGTGGCAACTGGAACGGCGCGAACCGGCTGTTCGCCCGCGAGGGCGACGCCTTCCGCGACGCGGCGCCGGCCGACCTCGCCCGCCCGGCGCGGGTCCGCACCGTCGTCGCCGCCGACTTCGACAACGACGGCCGCCTGGATCTGTTCGTCAACTGCCTCGGCGCGCCCAACCGCCTGCTCACGTACGACGACGGGTGGACACAGACCGGGATCGGCGACGCCTCAGAACCCGAGGGGATGGGCACCGGCGCCGCGGTAGCCGACCTCGACGGCGACGGCACGCTGGAACTCCTCGTCGTCCACGGCGAGGCCGAACCGCAGTCGCTCTCGCTCTATCGCGCACCGAACGACGGCGACTGGCTCCGCGTGCGGCCGCTCACGCCAGCCGGCGCCCCCGCTCGCGGCGCGCGCGTGACCCTCCGCACCGACGCCGGGCGGCAGGTCCGCATCGTCGACGCCGGCAGCGGCTACCTCTGCCAGATGGAACCGGTCGCCCACTTCGGCCTCGGATCGTCGACCCCCCACGAGGTCGCCGTCCGCTGGCCCGACGGCCGCGAGCGGACGATCACCGACCCGCCCGCGTGTGCGACGCTCCGCCCGACCCACCCCGGCGGCTGACCGCCCGCCGGTCGAGGTAGCGGGATTTAAGGAGAGGTCCCCGCTACTGACTGGAAACATGATCGACCCCACATCCGACATCGGCGAGGACGTCGACGAGAGCACCGCACCCACCTGTCACACCTGCGGGAAGAAGATCGTACAGGAGCCGAACCACCGCGTCGTCTCGTGGGTCGACGAGGGGGCCGTCGAACACCTCCACTTCTGCGACGACGAGTGCCGCGAGGCCTGGAGCGGCCGGCGACCGAGTCGCTGATCGGCGGCCGTCCGGTCGGTGTGGGGCCGGTTCACAGGGGGCAAGGAGGAAGCCCACGGCTTTAGCCGTGGGAGGAATCCAACAAGGCTTGCATCAACCCACGAGCGATAGCAGCCCGACTTCCCCACGCCAGCCATAGAATTCATAAAAAATAAGCCCGAGATGTGAAATAGGGATGGGGGCATGATTCGCACCGTCAAAGTCAAACTCGACGTTCTAGACGAGCGGTGCGACGACCTCCATCAAACCAAAACCCAGTTCCTCCACTGTGCGAACACGACCGCAGAGTGGGCGTGGAGATATCCAAACGACGACAGCGTAACCTCGAAACAGAAAGCCGAGAACGCCCTCTACGACCAACTCCGAGACGAAACGGAGTTGACTGCAAACCTCGTCCAGAAGGGGATTCGACGTGCTATCGAGGCCACGAAAAGCGGTGTCGCTCGACTCAAGAAGGACGAGAAGACGAGTCAACCACACTTCGATGCGTGGAGCGTCGTCTACGACAAGCGGTCAGCGACGTTCCACCGCGACCACGTTTCGCTGTCTACGGTGACTGGTCGCGTCGAGTGTGACTACGTGCTTCCCGCCGAACCAGAGGAGACACCGATTGGCAAGTATGTGCTGAACGAGGACTACGAGTTCCGTATGTCCACGTTGCAGTACGACCCCTCAACGGAGTCGTTCTACCTCCACGCACGAATGCGCCGAACTGGAAGCAACGACCAAGAGCAGTCCGCTACTGCGTCATCCAACGCCAAGCACCAAACAGTCCTTGGCGTTGACCTGAACGTGGACGGCTCGCTCGCCGTGACTTCCACAGGTGCGTTCATCGGGAACGCCGACTAGATGAATCATCGGCGCCGAGAGTTCGAGAAGACGCGCAGCTCGATGCAACAGGCGGGAACGCGGTCGGCCCACTTATCGATTCAGTCGATGGACGACCGCGAACACCGCTGGATGCAGGACGAACTCCACCGCGCATCGAACCGGATTCTCGACGAAGCCCGCGACCATGGGTGTACACACGTCGCGTTCGAGAACCTGACCGATATTCGCGACCGGATGGCTGGTGCGAAGCGATTCCACGCATGGGCATTCCGACGCCTCTACCAGTACGTCGAGTACAAAGCCGAGATGGACAGCATCGAGGTGGAGCAGGTGAGTCCCGCATACACGAGCCAGCGGTGTTCGTCGTGCGGATTTACGCACGAGAGCAATCGGCGGTCGAAATCCCAGTTCGTCTGTCAGAAGTGTGAGTACGAACTGAACGCGGATTATAACGCGAGCAAGAATATTGCGCGCAAACTTCTCAAACGTCTCCACCCGGGGCAGAAGTCTTCGAGTGGAGGCGCACCCTGTCAGTGTGCGCTACCGTCAGGGACGCTGAACCTGAACGGCGATTTCCACGCCTCCGACCTTGCGTCGGCAGAAGGGGAGTCCACTGACAAGCCCACGACTTCAGTCGTGGGTAACTGACCCGCCGCTCTCCTCGAACCGATCCAGCCCCAGCGACAGCATATCCGGGCTCACCGGCCCGAACTCCTCGCGCTCCCACTCGGGGAAGTACTCCCGGACGCCGTTCCAGCGGTCCCGGGCGTAGCGCGCGTCGATCAGTACCCTGACGCCCCGCTCCTCGGGGCCGCGGATGACCCGACCGATGGCCTGTCTGGCCTTCCGGACCGCGGGCACCGTCAGCGCCGTCTCGAAGCCGCTCCGGCCGCCGTTCCCGTCCGTGCCGAACGCCCGGTCGTAGGCCGTCACGACCGCTCGCGTCCGCGGGCGCGTCGTGTCGACCAGCGGGACGCCACACACCACCGCCGCGTGCAGGCGGTCGCCGCGGTAGTCCACCCCCTCGGTCAGCGTCCCCCGGAGGCTGGTCACGAGCGTCTTCGACCCGCCGGCGAAGAAGTCGGATTTCAGCCGCTCGGTCGCGCCGTCGTCGCTCGACTCGTCCAGCAGGACCGGGGAGTCGAGGCGCTCGTCGAGGCGGCCGGCCATCCACTCCGCCTCGGCGTAGTTCGGCATCCCGACGAGGACGTTCCCGTCCCGGCGGGCCACCTCGGCGACGGCGTCGACGTACACCCGCCGGGCGTCGGTGTCCGCCCCCACCGCGCCCCGGTTCTCGTGGGTGTAGGCCGGCGCGTCCACTGCGAAACTCGCGCGGTTCGACTCCGGGAAGGTGAGGCCGTAGGTCCGCTCGACGACCGGCCGGCCGTCCTCGGCGAGGGCGTCGAGGCCCGTCACCGTCCGGAACACGTCGAGCGGTTCGAGCGTCGCCGACATCAACACGCCGCCGCCGAAGTCGTCGAGGCGGTCGGCGATGGCCTCGCCGGGGACGCAGTTGTGCAGGGAGAGACGCGCGTTGTAGGCCCGCCGCCACGAGTCCCCCGGTTCCGACTCGTTCCACGTCCGCGAGAGGTCGACCGAGCGGAAGTAGCGGGTGTGGTCCGCGCGGTACCACGCCCCGAGGACGCGGCCGACCGTCGGCGCCGCGCGCTCCCGGTCGGCCTCGTCCAGTTCGTTCAGGGCGCGCGCGGCGACGGCGCCGACCGTCTCGGCGCGGGCCCACACGTCGTCGCCGTACTCCCCGTCGGCCCACTCCGTGATGGCGTCGACCCCCGGCTCCTCCGGGTCCCGAAGCGGGATCTCGTCGTCCGGTAGGTCGTCCATCGACGCCCGCCAGCCCGGTCGCTCGCGGTCGAGGTGGGCTCGAACCTGTCGGTCGAGTTCTCCGCGCAGGTCCCGGACGAACGACCGCGTCGCCTTCAGTTCCGCGAGGCTCACGTCCGCCTCCTCCAGTTCGCCGCGAACCAGGTCGGCGTCCCGGGCGTCGCCGGCCGACCCCGTCCGGGCCGCTGCACCCGCTCCCCCCTCGTCGAGTTCCACCGCCTGGATCACCCGCGTCAGTTCCGACTCCGCGTCGCGGAGGGTGGCGTCGCCCACCCCGTCGCTCACCAGGTCGCGCACACGCGGTTCGAGCATGTGCGCCTCGTCGCAGACGACGAAGGTCGACTCGTCGAGGAGCGCGCCGGTGAAGGAGCCGACCGTCTGCGGGTCGAAGGCGTGGTAGTAGTTGCCGATGACCACCTCGACGTGGGGAATGAGCGCCCCGAGCATCGAGTGGGGGCAGGTGCCGTGACCCGCCGACAGGGCGACCAGGTCCTCCGTGTCGAGCAGCCCCCGGTCCGCGAAGTCGAAGGGGACGGCCTCGACGGGGTCGCCGTCCTCCGGCAGGTCCTCCAGATACCGCGCGTAGAAGGGGCAGTACTCCGTGTCCTCGTACTCGGCGGTGTCGGGCGGGTAGGGCGTCGGCTCGCCGGCGGTTTCGAGGAAGTCGACCGTCCTCCCGCTCCCGGTGTCGAGGTGGCCGGCCCCCGTTTGCCGGGCGTCGGAAGCCAGCGCCGCGGCCGTCGTCGGTCCCTCCTGTCCCGTCAGGTTGCGGGTCCGCTCGCGGAGCCCGTCACACCGCTCGTAGACCGTCGTCTCGTCCACGCCGGCGACGCGCTCCCGGCTGTACGGGCAGACGTCCGCCTTGCCCACCAGCGTCAGCGCCGAGACGGGCCGCCAGTCCGCCGGCAGGTTCTCGTTTATCGTCGTCACGTCCGCCTCGAACTGGCGGAGCTGCTGTTTGACGCTCGTGAGGACGGCCACCCGCTCGAACGACGAGTCGGGGTCGCGCACCCGGTCGATCCCGGCGGTCAGGGCGAGCATCGTCTTGCCCGTCCCGCAGGCACCTTCGATCACGGCGAACCCGCCCCGGTCGGCCGTCTCGATGGCCGTCTCGATGCCGTCGGCCTGCTCGGGGTACGGCTCCTCGTGGCCGAACACCGTCCGCCACGTGTCGCCCATGCTACTCACAGGCTGGCGACGTCCCCGGATAAAAAGCTCGGCTCCGCGTCGTCGGGATCGCTCGCGTCGTCGACCGCTACGGCCCCGTGCACAAGACTCATCCCTCCGCGGCCGCCGTTCACACGACACATGACCGGGACCGAGCGACCACCCGCGGGGGCCGCCGGACGATGACCGGTCCGGCCGACGTCGGTGGCGTGCTGGTGGCCGTCGAGTTCGTCGTCACCGCCGGACTCGTGCTGCTGTTGGTTCCCCTCGAGGCCGCCGCGCCGCTCGTTCCGCTGCTGCTCGTCTTCCTGCTCGCCCTGCACGCGTATCGCTCCTGACTGGGGCGGCCGGCCCTGTCCTCGTCGTCGCTCGCTCGCCCACCCGAAGAGGGCGGCACCGAGGAGGGCGAAGTTCCGGAGGAACGAGGTCGGTTCCTCGCCGCGGGAGTCGGCGTCGACGGCCCGGACGTCGTGGACGGGCGGCGTGACGCCGAGGAGGACGGCGGGGTCGCCCCTGCCCGGTCGGACGGCCCCCGCCTACGACGGCTCCGAGACGTACAGGCCGTACCGGTGGAGTTCGCCGTCGTACCACAGGAGCCGTCCGTTCACGGCGTCGTCGACGGCGCCCAGGCCGAGCGCGTCGAGCAGGGCGTCGAACGGCTCCGAGACCGGCTCCGTCTCGGCGTACGTGCCGCGGGCGACGGCCTGCTCGAGGCGTTCCCGGGACTCCCGGGAGAGCGCGTCCGGCGCGAGTTCGGCGTCGACGCGCGCGGCGAAGACGACGTCCCGGAACTCGGACCGGGAGTCGGCGACCGGGAGCGCGAGCGCCGTGTGGGCCGGTTCGACGATCCGCTCGCGGGCGACCTCGACCCGGTAGGCCCACGACCCGCTCTCGGTCATCGTGACGACCCGACCGTCCAGGTCGCCCGTCGCGAGTCGGCTCTCCCGTTCCGCCGGCCGGCGCAGGACGTAGGCGTCGCCCCGGAGCAGGTCGGCGGTCCCCGTCTCGCCGTCGGTCTGGGCGTGGGTGTGGAGCATCTTGAGGGCTCGCGCGCTCGGCCGCGGGAGCGTGTCGATCAGCACGGCGTCCTCGGGGACTCGATCCTCCGGCAGGGGGTCGACGCGGACGAGCAGTCGGGGGAGTCGCTTCCGCCCGGTGACGACCGACGCGATCCGGTAGTACGTGCCGTCGCGGTGGACGTAGGCGCCGTCGGGGAGCGGTTCGTAGCCGTAGGTCGTGTGTCGGCCGTCGGGGAGGATCCCGTCGAGTGCGGCCCGCGCGGGGTCGCCGAACAGCGCGCCGTCGTCTGGTTCGTAGATGGCGTGCGCGACCGGCGAGGCGCCGGCCGAGTCGACTGTGAGGACGTACTCGGCGGCCGGTTCGGAGCCGGTGAAGTCGGTCGCGGCACAGCCGGCGACGGCGGTTGCCGTCGTCGCGGCGGCCGTTCGGAGGAGGCGTCGGCGGGTGGGGACCATGGGTGGAACGGGCGTCGCCGACCATTTGTCCCTGTCGACTGCGGCGGTGACACCGCCATCCCGGTCGTCGCCTGGCTTACAGATTCGACGCGCCCACGCCGCCCTCGATGGGCAGGGCGACGCCGTTGATGTAGCCGGCGCGGGGCGAGGAGAGGAAGGCGACGGTGTCGCCGAGTTCGATGGGGTCGCCGATGCGCTCGAGGGGGTTGCCCTCGGCCCAGTCGGCCAGCCCCGCCTCGTAACTGTCGTACTCGCCGCGCTCCATGGCCTGTTCGATCAGGTCCTCGATCCGGCTGGTCTCGTGGGGGCCGGGGAGGACCGCGTTCGCGCGGACGTCCGGCGCGAGTTCCTGCGACAGGGTCTTCTCCAGGCCGACGACGGACATCCGCACCGAGTTCGAGAGCACCAGCGAGTCGATGGCCTCCTTCACCGACCGCGAGGTGATGCAGGTGATGGTCCCGTGGTCGGACTCCCGGAGGTGGGGCGCGGCCTCGCGAACCGTGCGGACGACGCTCATCACGAGGAGGTCGTAGGCGTCGTACCAGTCCTCGTCGGTCGTCTCGAGGAACGGGCCGGAGGGCGGGCCGCCAGCGGACGTGACCAGCGTGTCCAGGCCGCCGAACTCCTCGACGGTGCGCTCGACGAGACGCTCGATGTCGTCCTCCTCGGTCAGGTCGCCTTGGACGCCGACGACCTCGCCGGCGCCGACGTCGTCGAGTTCCGCGACGGCGTCGTCGAGGCGGTCGGCGTCGCGGCCGTTGACGACGACGTTCGCCCCCTCCCGGGCGAGCGCCGTCGCGGACGCCTTGCCGAGGCCGCTGCTCGATGCGGTGACCAGTGCGCTCGTGTCCTCGAGTTCGAGGTCCATACCCGTGCCCTCCGGTCGGGAACGTATAAATCCGTCCGGACGCGGTAAGCCGTGCGGCTACGACCAGAGGCCGTCGCCCGTGGCGTGGGCGGCGGCGACGTCCTCGTCGAGGGAGACGCCGAGGCCCGGCGCCTCGGGCACGGCGATGCGGCCGTCGCGGATGAGCGGGTCCGATCGAACCAGCAGGTCGTCCCACCAGTCGACCTCCAGCGCGTGATACTCGAGGTAGCCGAAGTTGGCGACCGAGGCGCCGAGGTGGACGCAGGCCATCGTCCCGACGGGGCTGCAGACGTTGTGCGGCGAGAAGGTGATGTAGTTCTCCTCGGCCCGGTTGGCGACTGCGCGGGACTCCGCGAGGCCGCCACACGTGGTGGGGTCGGGCGTCACCACGTCGACCGCGAAGTCGTAGAGCAGGTCCGAGAACTCGTGGACGCGAAAGCGGTTCTCGCCCGTCGCCAGCGGCGTCGACGTGGAGCGAGCGACCTCTCGCTGGGCGTCGGCGTTCTCGGGGGGCACGACGTCCTCCAGCCACAGCAGGTCGTACGGCTCCAGCGCGCGGGCGAGGCGCTTCGCGCTGTCGATGGCGTAGTCCCAGTGGCAGTCGAAGGCGACTTCGGCGTCGCCCCCCACAGCCTCGTGGACCGCCTCGACGATTTCGCGCTTGTCGGCCACGTCCGCCGCCGAGAGGCGACCGTTGAACGGGTCGGGGTCGTTGTCCGCGGGCGTGTCGAGGTCGAACTTGATCGCGTCGAAGCCCATCTCGACCGCCTCCCGCGCCGTCTCGGCGTACGCCTCGGGTCGGTAGGACTCCGTCTCGCCGTACTCGGTGTAGCCCGTGTCGACGGCGTAGGCCTCACCGGCGTGGCAGTCACAGTAGATCCGAACCTCGTCGCGGTACTTGCCGCCGAGCAACTGGTAGGTGGGCACGTCCAGCAGTTTGCCGGCGAGGTCCCACAGCGCGATTTCGACGCCCGAGGCCGCCGTCACGACCTTCCCCGTCGTGCCGCCGTGTCCCGACGTCTCCTGGATCATCCGCCGGAAGAGCCGTTCCACGTCGAGGGGGTTCTCCCCCACGAGGAAGTCGGCCATGTAGTCCACGATGTCGGTGATCGCCCCGCCGCGGTAGGACTCCCCGAGGCCGGTCACGCCGGCGTCGGTGTGGATCCGCACGAGGTTCCAGTCGAAGTTCCCCTCGATCACGGCCGTCTCGATTCCCGTGATCCGGACGTCCCGACCGTCGGCACGCCGCGTGCTCCCGTCGCCGTAGTCGCGCATGGTTACCGCGGCCTCCCGAGTCCGTCCCCGTCGACCGATGCGGGCGCTTCGAGGGTCGTCGCTGCCGAACCACGCTCGGCGTCTGTGGCTGCCATGGCCGGGGGTTCGGCGTGTGGTACTAAATGTCTACGTGAACGGGGCCGCCTCACGGCCACCGACAGGGTTTACACGCCGTTCCCGTTACCCTCTCCCATGCGATTTCCCGACGGCGACGTCGTCGACGAGGCGCTCTCCGCGCCGACGCTCCCGCGGTTCGCGGCGGTGCGCTACGCGCCCGAGACGCCGGCACTGGACGACGTGACGGGGCGGACCCGCGAGGAACTCGACGCGCTTTCGCTCTCGGCCCTGCCGGACGGCGCCACGGTCGCGGTGGGACTCGGCAGCCGCGGCATCCACGACGTCGTGCCCGTCGCGCGGACGGTCGTCGACGAACTCCGCGCCCGGGGGTTCGAGCCCGTGGTGGTGCCCGCGATGGGGAGTCACGGCGGGGCGACCGCCGAGGGGCAACGCGAGACGCTCGCCGCCCTCGGCCTCACCGAGGACGCCCTCGACTGCCGGATCGACGCCCGGATGGACACCGAGGTGCTCGGCGAGTCCGAGGTGGGCGCGCCGGTCCCCTTCTCGACGGCCGCGCTGGAGGCCGACGGCGTCCTCGTCGTCAACCGCGTGAAGGCACACACGAACTTCACGGGGCGCTTCGAGAGCGGCCCGACCAAGATGACGGCCATCGGCCTCGGGAAACGGGAGGGGGCGAAGGTGGCCCACGAACACGCGCTCGGGACGGGCTACGTGCCGGTCATCGAGGCGGCGTTCGAGGTGATCCGCGAGGCGGTGCCGCTGCTCGGCGGCCTCGCCATCGTCGAGAACTTCCACGACCGCACCGCGGCCATCGAGGGCCTCCCCGCCGACGCCCTGCCCGACGCCGAGGAGCCCCTGAAGGAGCAGGCCGACGAGTACATGCCCACGCTGCCGTACGACGACCTCGACGTCCTCGTCGTCGACCGCATCGGCAAGGACGTCTCCGGCGCGGGCATGGACACCAACGTGATCGGGCGGTACCGGGTGTTGAACGCCGACGACCCCGACTCGCCCGACGTCGACCGCATCGTCGTCCGGGGGCTGACCGAGGCCACCCACGGCAACGGCAGCGGCATCGGGCTGGCCGACGTGACGACCCGGCGGGTCGTCGACCAGCTCGACCTGGATCAGGTGTACACCAACTCGCTCACCAGCAACTCGCTGCGCAAGGCCGCGATTCCGGTCGTGCTCCCTGACGACGAACGCGCCGTCGCCGCTGCGCTCTCGACCGTCGGGGTCTCCGACCCCGAGACGGTTCGGATCGCCTGGATCCGCGACACCGGCCACCTCTCCGAGTTCCGCGTCTCCGAGGCGCTCGCCCGCGAGGCGCCCGCGGGCGTGACCGTCGAGGAGTGGCTGTCGCTGTCCTTCGAGGACGGCGAGCCGGTCTTCGAACCGGTCGACTAGCGGACGACGTCGGCCCCGACGGCCCCGAACGCGTCGACCTCGGCCCGGACGTGATCGCCGTGGGCGACGGGTTCGGCGCCGGGCGTCCCCGTCGAGATGACGTCGCCGGGTTCCAGCGTCATCACCTCGGAGTGGAACGCGACCAGTTCGCGGGGCGAGAAGTGCATGTTGCCGACGACGTTCCGCGCCGTCACCTCGCCGTCGACGACGGTTCGCACCTCGACGTCCGCGAGGTCACGTCCGGATTCCGGCACCGCGACGTGCGGCCCGAGGACGAGGAAGGAGTCGAAGCTCTTGGCCCGGGTGAGGAATCGCGGATTGCGCTGGAGGACGTCCTCGGCGGTCACGTCGATGACGGGCACGAACCCCGCGATGACGTCGTCGGCCTCGTCGACGCCGACGTCGCGGCAGGTCCGTCCGATCACGACGGCGAGTTCCGCCTCGGCCGTGACCCGCTCAGAGACGTCGGTCGGCGGCAGCCGGATCGGCCCGCCCGGCCCCGTGGCGGCGGTGGCCGGCTTGAAGAAACTGGCCGGTTCGTCCGGCGCCTCCTCGGAGAGGTCGGCGGCGTGTGCCGCGTAGTTGAGGCCGATGCCGAAGAGCTTCCCCGGGTCGGACAGGGCCGCCCCGAACGTCAGGTGGTCGCGGGGCACCCGACCGGCCGGGGTCCCGTCCGGGTCGACGAGGCCGTCGGGGGCCTCCGGGAGGACGTCGGCGACGGACGTCGCCCCGGGATAGGCCGCCGACAGCGGGACGAACCCCTCGTCGTCGCCGAGGTGTGGGTCGCCGCTCGCGGTGCGGGCGAGATACCGCATCACGCGGCCCTCCGGTCGGCCGCAGTCGTCGACGCGTCGGTGCGTTCTCGGGTGGTGAGAGCCATACCCGAACCCCCTCGGTCGGCGCTAATCAACCTTGGCACACGGCGGGGACTACAGGCGCTCGGCGTTGACCGCGGACTCCGGTATCCCGCCATCGCGGACCGTCCGCACGTTGGCGGCGGCCCGGCGACTCATCCGCTCCATGGCCCCGCGGGTGAGCCCCCCGAGGTGCGGCGTGAGGACGACGTCCTCGCGGTCCAGCAGCGGGTGGTCGTCGGCCGGCGGTTCCGTCGCGAACACGTCGATGCCGGCGCCCGCGACGACCCCCGATTCGAGCGCGTCGACCAGCGCCGCCTCGTCGACGACGCCGCCGCGCGAGGTGTTGACGAGGACCCCGTCGCTCCCCAGCGCGTCGAGTTCCGCCGTCGAGACGGCGCCCCGCGTCTCGGGGGTCAGCGGCGTGTGTACCGACACCGCGTCCGCGCGCTCGAACAGGTCAGCTTTCGCCGCCACCATCTCGACGCCCTCGGGCACCGACTCGGCGGGGACGAAGGGGTCGTAGGTGACCACGTCGGCGTCGAACCCGCGGGCGAGTCCGGCGGTTTCGCGGGCGACGTCGCCGAAGCCGAGGAGGCCGAGCGTGTCGCCGCCCAGTTCGCGGCCCTCGAACCGGTGGCGCTCCCAGTCGCCGCCTCTCACCGCCCGGTCGGCCGGGAGGACGTTCCGCCGGACGGCGAGCAGCAGCGTCATCGCGTGTTCGGCGACCGCCCGCGAGTTCGCGCCCGGCGTGTTCGCGACGACCACGCCGTTGCGCGTCGCGGCCTCGACGTCGACGTTGTCCAGGCCGGCGCCGTGTTTCGCGACCACCTGCAGGTTCGTCGCGGCGTCGAGCAGGTCCGCCGGGAGGTCGGACACCCGGACGATGATCGCCTCGAAGCGGTCGATATCGGCCCGGAGCGCCGCTCGATCCGGGTAGTCGTCCATCGCGGTGAACGTCGCGACGTCGGCGATGGCGTCGGGACCGCTCGGGTCGATGGTGGCGGGGAGCAGTACCTCCCACTCGTCGTCGGTCATACTCCCTACGCGGACGGGGGACTGAAAAGCGTACGTGTGCCCGACGGCGGGCGGTCAGTCCGCCACCACGCCGGGGTCCGTCCGGTCGTCGGCCGCCCCGGTCAGCGCGTGGAGGTAGTCGTCGAGGTCGAGGGCGAAGGCGGCGTCCGTCGGGAGGTCGACCCAGAAGAACTCGAACGCCGTCCCGCGCTCCGGACCCGCTCCCGTGACCGTGTGGGTCCACGAGTCGCGTGGCTCGTGGACGGGGACGTGATAGAAGTTTCGCACGTACCGCTTCGGCGGCGACCGCCGACGGGTCCAGACGTCGGTCGTGAGGTGGTGAAGCCCTCCGAACGTCGCCAGCCCGCTCTCCTCGATCGCCTCCCGGACCATCGCCTCGCGGGGCCGCTCGCCGGGTTCGACGGTCCCCTTGGGAACCTGCAGGCCGTCGTGACCCGGCCCCTCGAAGACGAGGACCTCCGACTCGTCGCGGGTGATGTAGGCACAGACCTTCTCGACGTACGTTACGTCCCGTGATGACATATCACACGTGTATCTGCCGTTACGGTTAACAGTTCTCATACAGTCGCCTTTAGGTGTATTAGGACGGCATCCGTCCACACCTGTCGGAACGGGTGGCCGTTCGCGTGAGGGCGGGCACCCGCTCGGACCGGGAGCGAAGGGTAAAGGGTCGGCCGACCCTACCGGCGGGCGATGAGCGAGAGCGCCGGGATCGAACTCACGGTACACAGTGCCGAGAAGCGCGACGCGGGCCGCGGCATCGCGCGCCTGCCGGAGGCCGCCCGGC encodes the following:
- a CDS encoding CRTAC1 family protein, whose translation is MFEDRSGLLADNPPFRGYGAAVTPGPDGPLVFVAGFGNANRVLRFEGDAVVDTACGVLADDGRHAIGVAAADLDADGREEVYVHNVAAFGGTSAEADLLLDPECDRARWRDLFADPVNRGRENYRVGRSVAAVDRLGTGRYGLFVTGYGAPARFYEVGDDGGITDLADAVGLDVVTGGRSVAAGPIISERTDLFVGAERGPNLLLRNVGGKYVDVAREYGVADSEENARGAALVAPDGATSPDIVCGNWNGANRLFAREGDAFRDAAPADLARPARVRTVVAADFDNDGRLDLFVNCLGAPNRLLTYDDGWTQTGIGDASEPEGMGTGAAVADLDGDGTLELLVVHGEAEPQSLSLYRAPNDGDWLRVRPLTPAGAPARGARVTLRTDAGRQVRIVDAGSGYLCQMEPVAHFGLGSSTPHEVAVRWPDGRERTITDPPACATLRPTHPGG
- a CDS encoding DUF7576 family protein, with the protein product MIDPTSDIGEDVDESTAPTCHTCGKKIVQEPNHRVVSWVDEGAVEHLHFCDDECREAWSGRRPSR
- a CDS encoding ATP-dependent DNA helicase — its product is MGDTWRTVFGHEEPYPEQADGIETAIETADRGGFAVIEGACGTGKTMLALTAGIDRVRDPDSSFERVAVLTSVKQQLRQFEADVTTINENLPADWRPVSALTLVGKADVCPYSRERVAGVDETTVYERCDGLRERTRNLTGQEGPTTAAALASDARQTGAGHLDTGSGRTVDFLETAGEPTPYPPDTAEYEDTEYCPFYARYLEDLPEDGDPVEAVPFDFADRGLLDTEDLVALSAGHGTCPHSMLGALIPHVEVVIGNYYHAFDPQTVGSFTGALLDESTFVVCDEAHMLEPRVRDLVSDGVGDATLRDAESELTRVIQAVELDEGGAGAAARTGSAGDARDADLVRGELEEADVSLAELKATRSFVRDLRGELDRQVRAHLDRERPGWRASMDDLPDDEIPLRDPEEPGVDAITEWADGEYGDDVWARAETVGAVAARALNELDEADRERAAPTVGRVLGAWYRADHTRYFRSVDLSRTWNESEPGDSWRRAYNARLSLHNCVPGEAIADRLDDFGGGVLMSATLEPLDVFRTVTGLDALAEDGRPVVERTYGLTFPESNRASFAVDAPAYTHENRGAVGADTDARRVYVDAVAEVARRDGNVLVGMPNYAEAEWMAGRLDERLDSPVLLDESSDDGATERLKSDFFAGGSKTLVTSLRGTLTEGVDYRGDRLHAAVVCGVPLVDTTRPRTRAVVTAYDRAFGTDGNGGRSGFETALTVPAVRKARQAIGRVIRGPEERGVRVLIDARYARDRWNGVREYFPEWEREEFGPVSPDMLSLGLDRFEESGGSVTHD
- a CDS encoding SDR family oxidoreductase; translated protein: MDLELEDTSALVTASSSGLGKASATALAREGANVVVNGRDADRLDDAVAELDDVGAGEVVGVQGDLTEEDDIERLVERTVEEFGGLDTLVTSAGGPPSGPFLETTDEDWYDAYDLLVMSVVRTVREAAPHLRESDHGTITCITSRSVKEAIDSLVLSNSVRMSVVGLEKTLSQELAPDVRANAVLPGPHETSRIEDLIEQAMERGEYDSYEAGLADWAEGNPLERIGDPIELGDTVAFLSSPRAGYINGVALPIEGGVGASNL
- a CDS encoding mandelate racemase/muconate lactonizing enzyme family protein; this encodes MRDYGDGSTRRADGRDVRITGIETAVIEGNFDWNLVRIHTDAGVTGLGESYRGGAITDIVDYMADFLVGENPLDVERLFRRMIQETSGHGGTTGKVVTAASGVEIALWDLAGKLLDVPTYQLLGGKYRDEVRIYCDCHAGEAYAVDTGYTEYGETESYRPEAYAETAREAVEMGFDAIKFDLDTPADNDPDPFNGRLSAADVADKREIVEAVHEAVGGDAEVAFDCHWDYAIDSAKRLARALEPYDLLWLEDVVPPENADAQREVARSTSTPLATGENRFRVHEFSDLLYDFAVDVVTPDPTTCGGLAESRAVANRAEENYITFSPHNVCSPVGTMACVHLGASVANFGYLEYHALEVDWWDDLLVRSDPLIRDGRIAVPEAPGLGVSLDEDVAAAHATGDGLWS